The Juglans microcarpa x Juglans regia isolate MS1-56 chromosome 2D, Jm3101_v1.0, whole genome shotgun sequence DNA window GAGAGCTCCACAACTAATGGAGGAAGATTCGGGTTCTTCAATTCCATCACCCTCAGGCCGGGTGACTTCTGCGGTGAGGAATTACTGACATGGGCCTTAATGCACAATTCTAGCGTAAACCTTCCTTCTTCAACCCGGACCGTTAGAGCCCTTACTGAAGTTGAAGCTTTTGCCCTTCGAGCTGAGGACCTCAAATTTGTTGCAAGTCAGTTCAAGCACCTTCACAGCAAGAAACTTCAGCATGCATTCAGGTACTATTCCCATCAATGGAGGACATGGGGTGCTTGCTTCATACAAGCTGCTTGGAGAAGATATTGGAAGAAAAAGTTGGTAAATTACTTGAATAGGGAGGAGAGCCTCTACTATATGTCAGTCCCTGACCGAGAGAGCAACTTTGATGATGATATAGCAGATAGGAGTTTTGAGGGTGAGAGATCATCTAGGAACAACGAAAACAATGTCAAGCATCTTGGTGCCACAATCCTGGCATCGAAGTTTGCTGCAAATACAAGAAGAGGGGCTAACCAGAAAGATCTCATAGGTGATCCTGCTTCTACCAGCTTAAAGATGCCCCAGCTGTTTAAGCCAGATGAACCTGATTTCTCTGTAGACTGAGAGGAGGTTTAGTCAGTACCAGAACCCATAAAAAAGTCGAGCAAATGAGCCAACAACAAAATGGttagaaatttttttgtttttttatggaCCTTGTGTAAGTTATACCTGTAGATTAGAATGAACACTTTCTCATTTCTTCAGAGTCACAATGCACTTGTAAATATCGAACCTCAATTGCTCTGTACAAACACGAAGGGAAAGCCTTCAGAAGGTGATAAGCTTGACCAGTCCTTAGAAGACTCATTTTGCAGGTGCATTGTGACACTGAAGAAGTGAGAATGTGAAGACTTATCAGACTATGATAACGGGAATTTATAATATGATGACTCTGGGATTTGGTAACAGGAtgtacaaagttttttttttttaatgggaaaTAGACTTCATTCGTTCATGAAAGTGAAGTTACAGCTGTGACCTGATACATATAGGAAAAATTCCAAATTATAAGTCAATTACTCACGGTTGGAACTCCACCAATATacaaattcttttgtgactggtatggtcttaacttctataactctctacagacaaaccgtCTGAGAGACCACATTTTGCCTAAAAAAGAGATTGCAAACCCCACGTCCAGAGGAGGAGAGTACTTTTACTCTATGAACAAAATGTTCAagagactattttttttttttttttttacctaaacaaaaggaaataacaataaaCATAAAGCTAGATGTGAAAATGAAAGATTACAACTGTAGATATGAATTTTCAGCttgaaggaaaacaaaatataagaaacaaaGAGACTATGGTGGCGCGTGAGGGATGCGTCATGTTAGGAGTGTGGTAGCCAGTCGAGAATGAAGAAACTAAGTTCCTAGTTCCAAAAACGCCGCGTGGTGGCAGTAGAAGCTTCCTGGTGCGGTGGTGCTACTATGACCCACGTCTCACGCGCAACTCTGTTCGACGAAAACCTTCGGCCGTCCAAAGAATCGGTAACCTGAGAATCTTGCGAAAGGGCGCGTGGTGGTCGCTGGGTTTTTGAAAATAACAGATTGGCATTTCGCCATACTTTGGActgaaaaacaaccaaaaactaaaaaataaagggTTACAAGTCTATGGTCTAGCCAAATGAgagaagggagggaggagccaaaAGCTCCACCCCCTTGGTTGGGTTTTtgcttttggggggggggggggggggggggggggggggggggggggggggggggggggggggaggggggaaggGAGAGCTTTCGACAAGATCTCGTGTTAAGATTGCTTGAtctcttgttatttttttatgaattacgTTGTGGACAGTGGTGAAAGTACCCATCCAGAGGAGAAAGGGTTAATGACACTACAAGACTCTATGAATGCAGCAATAGCACTTCCACAGTGCTAGTTATGATTGGTAATTTGGTAAAACTTACTTGACCCCAGCTGGAGATTGCAAGCTATCCCAAGCCCACAGATCCTCATGCGAGCTGGGCTCgggttgaaaaatattgataagcttTGTGAGGCTGTAGGTTGATAAAATCTTTACCATTGTTCTTAGTATGGTATCTTATCGTACTTCAAATTTACATTTTGGGTTAAAagtatggaaaatattttagttataaagggattatataaaaataaactcataaattgatgtaatttgatgttgtatgtcagattgtaaagttacttttattataaagtagatttaacgaattctataaaactatatcagtttgtaaatttattttgtataatcactTTATATCCGGAAAAGTATTAGATAAAACCATTTATGTGTAATACAAGAAATTTCAAACGTGGCCCACTGTGTCACCCCGCGAGGGAAGGGAACGCTATTTTACTCCTACTGATCATAAAGCACGTAGTGTCCTAAAAATATCAAccgagttaaaaaaaataaaaaataaaaactacaaaataaaaatcaagaaacataaataactaaaacgaaaaagaaatacacttagaaattaaaataatgaaaatgccAACTTCCATGAAAGCATGCAAAACAGAATTCTAATCCGTTGATATTGGAAAATTTTGCTCAAACATTCTTTGTAAAATTAGGAAATGATATCAAGAGTTTCTCTCGTATGAAGTTCAAGCTCGTCTGGTGTAGTTCCAACAGGGATACAAGCTGTGGCCCTTGTTGATATTTCGAGGGCTTCTTCTAATCTTTCAAGAACCCGCTTCATAGAAGGTCGTTGTTCCCCAAGTGATGTGCATGACAGAGCTAGGTGAAGTGTTAGTTCAAATGCTTCTATGGAATAAGCCCCCTTAAGTTTTGGGTCAGCAAACTCCACAACACTGCCACCTCTGGTAAGTATTGTTGCCTGAGAAGCATAAAGAAACTGACTTAAAGTGATCCTGGACAAAGATAAAGCAATAGTAGGATGAAGGAACGAGAAGCAAGGACTGACCATTTTAGCTAATGACATTGGCTTCTTTAGATTCAAGTTGATTACTCTCTTTCCAGAAAGTATCTGCAGAAGGACCATGCCAAAGCTGTAGACATCAGCAGATGAATTTACACGGCGGTTGATTCTGTACTCAGGATCGACATACCCAAAAGTTCCTCTGACTTCTGAGCTCACATGCGTCTTCCCCATGTCGATGATTTTAGACAACCCAAAGTCTGAGAGCTTGGCTTCGAAGTTCGTCCCAAGAAGAATGTTTGTTGGCTGTAAAAGGAACGAAGTCAACTAACAGATATAATTCATATTCTCAAGTTCCATTGTCATGTGAATGAAATCTTTCTGAAGTATCAAGATTCAAGTGCTGCTTTTCCTCAAGGTGAAATTTAAGATTTCACTGTACAGATGAATCTGGCACAAACTATGCCATCGTGTTCCATAGTTGCAAATATGCATATCAGGGattaaagaagaacaattttcAGGCACACCTTGATATCACGATGAACAATGCAGCCTTCTGCATAAGTGTGGAGAAACCAAAGACCTCGAGCACTATCAATTGCAATCTCGAGCCTCTGGATCCAGGTCAGGACAGTATCTTTCCCTGTTCACCATCAGTATAAAAGTAGTCATAAGCACTTCAATGACCAGAAATTATGAAGAAAGAAGTAAAAATTCGGCTTCAAAATAGTACCAAAAAGCCATTCTGAGAGGTTGCCGAGGGGCAAAACTCATAGACAAGGAAACACTCGTTTTCCCTCACAGAACAACCCAGCAATGCGACGAGGTTTGGGTGTCTGACATGCGATAAGCTTGTTACTTCCCTGACAAAGGACTCGACGTCTCCATCATTGATGATGTGCTTGATGGCAACATGCTGATTATTTGACAGTATACCTTTGTACACCTTTCCTGATACagcataaaaaatatcaacattcAAAGTTTATAACATGTAGAAGCTGTTGCCAATGACATTGCAGTCTGATGGCATTTTCCCCTCTCACAAGGTCTCACATGAGGGATGTTTGAAAATCGAGTTCCCCATAACCCCAATCCccttatcaaagaaaattaacacCCAGTTGGACAAATTCAGAGTACAAACAGAAATTAGTAGGCTATGTTGCTTtcttccattaaaaaaatggcCTTATTCTGTATTTCAAACAGTTAATTATTGGAAAAAACccatttgataataaaaatcaaCCTATAATATGGTCAAGAAGCCAGAAGTTAGATACATAGTCAGGACGAAGATAAGGTTCGGCTGAAATGCAAAACTTGCAGCATTAAGACTCGAGATGAATTATAATGCTGGTAACCAGAAAGGGGAATTTGCAAAGAATTAGTAAGAGGAAATTTAGGAGTAGgtgatataatatgttatacTTAAGATGCTCACCAGCAGTTCCTTCACCAATGAAGTTTTCGTCACTTAGATTATCTGTGGCAGAATACACCTCCTTGATAGGAACTTTCCGACAAGCAGACtcttttggaaatatatttttgaaagcTGTTAGATATAGAAACAAAATCAGTCTATAGGTTCCATAAGCTATATCCCATGCAAAAGTTTCATGCCTTACGGTAATAAGAAAGTTTGGAGCATACCATCCTTTTTCCGCGGTGGACTTGATTTGGAACATCCTTTTGACAAGATTTTTCTGGCAATGACTACTACTATCAGTGCAATGCCTACAATGCTTCCAGCTAGAATCCCAACACCTAATtccataatatttctttttagttCGGACGTTAAGGACAGACCATCTGCTGCTTGCAATATATGAACATGTAAATTCCAACACAGGGATGGGTGGAGAATTACCTGTGCTAATTTGAATCTTCCAGCTTGTACCTTTCGGTGCTTGATTATCTCCTGCAGCTGATGTATTCCCTGCCAGGGGACAGAGAATAGTTAAGAGGGGattgaatttatatatgtaCTTTTCCGGGAATTTCGTTTGACAGTGAAGTTAATCAATTTTGCCAGGCATGTTGCATCAACCTACTTACCGTCGTTCATCTTTTGTGCCCCTAGGCATCTTAGAAGTGTATGGGCATTCATCGGATCTCCAATTCTACTTATTAAGGACACCAGCACTGCAAACTGACAGATGACTATTTCATCAATGTCAACCCCAACAATGGCAGATATGGAACGTGTTCTGCTTATGCTTTCCCAAGTATTCGCACAAGATTCGCATGACTGATCACATTCTTCATTGGATTTCACGAATTCACAGTTTTCATTTAATCTTCTTAATTCACCCCCCAACTTTCTAGTGACAAGTTCAACAGAGAAATCTAAACAGCCACCACCTCCTCTTGTTAGCTTCTCAATGCCACAACCGAAAGCATTGTCTTCAAAGCTTTTCATCGAATTCAGACAATTTTTCTGCTCGGTGGAGTTAATAAATATTTGTCCTGTTTGATTTGCCCACTTCCCTAATGCATACAGGTAAGTATGGAATGCTACACCACAACTACTATTGTGTAGAAACCCACCCCAATCTCCCCATTCACAACCTCTACTACTTAAGGCTGATGAAAATTGAAGGTCGAGGTTGCATTCTGTCGCAGAAGACTGAGAAACTGCAAGTTTTACCGTGTTGATCAGGATGAAGATGTAAATAATGGAGATGGGTTTTGATATCTCACCCCGAAGCCATATGCGAGAATCCGAAACCGATTTATCCATAGTAAACTAAATACAGTTCTTAAATGGAGAATAATACACTGAACAAACAAGCAGGCGTTTGTATGACAGGGATTCACCAATGAATATAATTAAGAAGAGAAGACAAAGTAATTTGAACCCTTGGTTTGTGGGAATGGGAAGGGAGGGGTACCCTTTCAATTCATGTTATCGACTCTCAGGTTTGCCACAATCATCAAGTGACATCACCAGAGTTGATCAGATCATGTAGTGTGACAAAACAAATTCCGATTCTCAAACTCAAAGTCGAATGATCTCCGTCTTCTTACTTGGGTAAACATGGCTTCTGATCTTGAGATTGCTCACGATAATGCAATGCAGAATTGAAGCAGCAGAGAGGAAGTACTACTTGAAAGACAAAGAAACAGTCGCGCGCCTAGCTTCTTTGTACTAACTTCAGTCTGGTCTGTACAAGAATTTCATGGAAAGCAAATTATTAAAAGTGTTTTACctatttaatatatcattttaagaTAGGAAGAGTTTGGATGCATCGTAAAAATGAAATAGAGCattaaattaagtaaataaGATATTATCACgttgttatatattaattaggcaaattaaattagtattgttGCCGGCCAAAAGGCGCCAATGCATTCTCAAAGGAATTAATTACAGAATACAGATGGTGGGTTTTAACCTGTACGTACATGAGATGAAAACTCGGTACTGCTGCATCCATCATAGGACAGAAAACCATCAGCAACAGGAAATGACAGACAATTTACAGTTACTTGGGTTGTTAAATAATCTACTAGAATGTCATTGTGATCATCAGGCATGACAGCTCAAcaaggaacttttttttttttttttttttagtcagcTCAACAAGGAACTTGATTTTTGTCAAAAAGCACACAACCCGTATCGAAATCTCTAAATTTGTATACTCCTAAATGCATTTGCATGAGGATAGGGTTTAATCTCATTCTAAGTACTACgtaaatttatgagtttatttttataaaatttctttgtaattaaaacattttccttattgttattattattttatgattgatctaaaaaaaatatcagtatCTACCacgttaattatatatacaagttttaCGCTTGAAATATAAagatttaacattatttttttatttatcattttttaaaacctaaATATCTAATTACCACCTTTGCCGGCCTCAGCCACCTTTCTATGTCTCTCTCACAATCTTAAAATGTCAAAACTTTTCACTTTTGAAAAGGTGTTGAATTTCATACACTCTAAGATTATATATGTACTTAGGTCGGaaaaagaaacattaaaaaataaaacattaataaagTTTCTGCATGCTAGCTTCCTTAATTGTCATtgaattgaaacaaaaaatatcagaaaaGTGTTAATGGAAGTGAAAGGCTCGCGCGTGTGATTTTAGGGTGATCAAATCGTAAATCGTGCAAAGCAGATCTAGGAATTTTCGTGGGttttgatactatatatatatttttatatatataacgagCTAcgattataaagaaattatataaaaataatgttataaattgatgtatgaCTTTATATCATccgttatatttattttataataaaaataattttacaatttgacaaatcacattaagtcatataaatcatttataggattacttttgtataatcaatTTTTAGCTAAAGTATTCctctataataaaataaaatcttgcaaTTACATATAACAC harbors:
- the LOC121251194 gene encoding LOW QUALITY PROTEIN: probable receptor-like protein kinase At1g30570 (The sequence of the model RefSeq protein was modified relative to this genomic sequence to represent the inferred CDS: inserted 1 base in 1 codon); protein product: MDKSVSDSRIWLRGEISKPISIIYIFILINTVKLAVSQSSATECNLDLQFSSALSSRGCEWGDWGGFLHNSSCGVAFHTYLYALGKWANQTGQIFINSTEQKNCLNSMKSFEDNAFGCGIEKLTRGGGGCLDFSVELVTRKLGGELRRLNENCEFVKSNEECDQSCESCANTWESISRTRSISAIVGVDIDEIVICQFAVLVSLISRIGDPMNAHTLLRCLGAQKMNDGNTSAAGDNQAPKGTSWKIQISTGVGILAGSIVGIALIVVVIARKILSKGCSKSSPPRKKDAFKNIFPKESACRKVPIKEVYSATDNLSDENFIGEGTAGKVYKGILSNNQHVAIKHIINDGDVESFVREVTSLSHVRHPNLVALLGCSVRENECFLVYEFCPXGNLSEWLFGKDTVLTWIQRLEIAIDSARGLWFLHTYAEGCIVHRDIKPTNILLGTNFEAKLSDFGLSKIIDMGKTHVSSEVRGTFGYVDPEYRINRRVNSSADVYSFGMVLLQILSGKRVINLNLKKPMSLAKMATILTRGGSVVEFADPKLKGAYSIEAFELTLHLALSCTSLGEQRPSMKRVLERLEEALEISTRATACIPVGTTPDELELHTRETLDIIS